In one Colletotrichum destructivum chromosome 2, complete sequence genomic region, the following are encoded:
- a CDS encoding Putative alpha/beta hydrolase-3, with amino-acid sequence MLQSKLARTVSNISNASRTSKSSKKDSKVASKASSIAGSVTGSLPGTPDDEYDNPLEGVSRWRLTANAVALRSGAAFAFGLQNLSAPVPPAANRVIWLDSTLSSEWAGKEKIKVDVWLPPTTTTTRPTGKVPAVINFHGGGFVLGQGTDDARWAAAVATALNAVVFSVNYRLAPGYPFPTPVEDSADAILQIVARAHEFRVDTQQVLLSGFSAGGTLALASWNILQDPGRWGYKFKFPVPEVSGIVLFYPLLDWTMTRPQKRQTCGRPDMTLPKGMTDLFDASYVYPPRPRSERGDPRLSPGLMTDDMLDRLPPIHLCMCEFDMLLLEGQSFAQRATSRGRRVTTRLVKAEKHAWDKPPPFTPKESVMVEYNEAIASIKEWLENPSPMVG; translated from the coding sequence ATGCTGCAAAGCAAACTCGCCCGCACCGTGTCCAACATATCGAATGCTTCGAGGACTAGTAAGAGCAGCAAGAAGGACAGCAAGGTCGCCAGCAAGGCCAGTAGCATCGCCGGCAGCGTGACCGGCAGCCTACCCGGCACTCCCGACGATGAGTATGACAACCCCCTCGAGGGCGTCTCCCGCTGGCGTCTGACCGCCAACGCTGTCGCCCTCCGCTCGGGGGCCGCTTTTGCCTTTGGGCTGCAGAACCTTTCCGCTCCCGTCCCACCGGCTGCGAATAGAGTCATCTGGCTCGACTCGACCCTGTCGTCGGAATGggccggcaaggagaagataaAAGTCGACGTCTGGCTCccgcccaccaccaccaccactagGCCCACCGGCAAGGTCCCTGCAGTCATCAACTTTCACGGCGGAGgtttcgtcctcggccagggAACCGACGATGCGCGCTGGGCTGCCGCCGTAGCAACCGCCTTAAACGCtgtcgtcttctccgtcaaCTACCGCCTGGCTCCCGGCTACCCCTTCCCCACCCCGGTTGAGGACTCTGCCGATGCCATCCTTCAGATCGTCGCCCGTGCGCACGAGTTCCGCGTCGACACCCAACAAGTCCTGCTCTCGGGCTTTTCGGCTGGAGGCACACTAGCCCTCGCCAGCTGGAACATTCTTCAGGACCCTGGCAGGTGGGGTTACAAGTTTAAATTCCCCGTCCCCGAAGTCTCCGGCATCGTTCTCTTCTACCCACTCTTGGATTGGACCATGACAAGGCCGCAGAAGCGGCAGACATGTGGCAGGCCTGACATGACCCTCCCTAAAGGTATGACCGACCTCTTTGATGCGTCCTACGTCTACCCTCCCAGACCGAGGTCGGAACGCGGTGATCCCCGCCTCTCACCGGGTCTCATGACAGACGACATGTTGGATCGTCTGCCGCCCATCCACCTGTGCATGTGCGAGTTCGACATGCTGCTTTTGGAAGGCCAGAGTTTCGCCCAAAGGGCGACAtcccgaggccgccgggtCACCACGCGCCTTGTCAAGGCTGAAAAGCATGCCTGGGATAAGCCACCGCCGTTCACACCTAAAGAGTCTGTCATGGTCGAATACAATGAGGCCATCGCGTCAATTAAAGAATGGCTCGAGAACCCGAGCCCCATGGTTGGTTAG
- a CDS encoding Putative quinoprotein alcohol dehydrogenase-like superfamily — protein MKLSTSCWLASLAVLPAFTAADWQYRSRPDLAPPRLNITTSAAREQVEQGLLFVAPYPGAGPDARNPVQPAAYIFRDNGDLVWSGLGYFAGGVANFGVDTWDGRQVLHAFQGQRGETEGRSYGHHVILNSKYEPVKLVRGRSNRLGSAHEFRIVDDDFALVEIGSTRPVGLSPWGGAKGQDWILSTGFQELNIETGEVVFQWESLDHVDPGNSAFPLAELPSTTGLDSSSAWDYFHINSVDKDSQGNYIISARATSAIYKVNGTSGEVIWTLGGANSTFDMEPEAHFAYQHDARLLSRSPDGTTDVLSLFDNAAASPEKQISSVSRARIVQLNHSDNTAKALRTYPAPDGLSAQSQGNAQVLPNGNVFVNWGQAGAITEFGEDGRVLFHAYLDSGPGGSLVQNYRGFRSNWTGSPSEDPALVVVEGDARGKVEAYVSWNGDTEVVTWRFYAEPSPDRSPSLGEGRLVLGEAGRTGFETHLTLDVSRFRGEVLISAQAVDAKDRILVHTSSEAISRNPWGSPGLFRDPLSSEEHVATEEL, from the exons ATGAAGCTCTCGACCTCGTGCTGGCTGGCATCGCTCGCCGTTCTCCCCGCATTCACCGCGGCAGACTGGCAGTATCGCTCACGACCGGATCTCGCACCGCCCCGGCTCAACATCACAacatcggcggcaagggaACAGGTGGAACAAGGCCTCCTGTTCGTTGCGCCGTACCCCGGAGCTGGTCCGGACGCGCGGAATCCCGTACAGCCCGCCGCCTACATCTTCCGGGACAACGGGGACCTGGTCTGGTCCGGGCTGGGCTACTTTGCCGGAGGGGTCGCCAACTTCGGCGTCGACACGTGGGATGGGCGGCAGGTACTTCACGCCTTCCAGGGCCAGCGTGGCGAAACTGAAGGTCGCTCGTACGGGCACCATGTCATCTTGAACAGCAAGTACGAACCCGTGAAGCTGGTCCGCGGGCGATCCAACAGGCTCGGCTCGGCCCACGAGTTCCGcatcgtcgatgacgacttCGCGCTGGTCGAGATTGGGAGCACGAGGCCCGTTGGGCTTTCTCCCTGGGGAGGCGCCAAGGGACAGGACTGGATTTTATCAACCGGCTTCCAAG AGCTAAATATCGAGACTGGGGAAGTGGTGTTCCAGTGGGAGAGCCTCGATCATGTCGATCCCGGAA ACAGCGCGTTTCCACTAGCAGAGCTGCCATCAACCACGGGTCTGGATTCGTCCAGTGCATGGGACTACTTCCACATCAACAGCGTGGACAAGGACAGCCAAGGCAACTATATCATATCGGCCCGCGCCACCAGTGCCATTTACAAGGTCAACGGCACCAGCGGCGAGGTGATCTGGACGTTAGGAGGTGCGAACTCGACCTTCGACATGGAACCTGAAGCGCACTTCGCGTATCAGCATGACGCCCGCCTCCTCAGTCGTTCCCCTGACGGCACAACCGACGTCCTCTCACTCTTCGACAACGCAGCAGCCTCGCCCGAGAAGCAGATTAGCTCCGTATCCAGGGCTCGAATAGTGCAGCTCAATCATTCCGACAACACGGCCAAGGCGCTCCGCACATATCCCGCCCCTGACGGGCTGTCCGCGCAGTCACAGGGGAACGCGCAGGTCCTCCCGAACGGGAACGTGTTTGTGAACTGGGGTCAAGCAGGCGCCATCACCGAGTTTGGCGAGGACGGGAGAGTGCTTTTTCACGCGTATCTCGACTCGGGCCCAGGGGGAAGCTTGGTACAGAATTACCGGGGCTTCAGGTCCAACTGGACAGGATCCCCGAGCGAGGATCCCGCACTTGTGGTCGTGGAAGGAGACGCCAGGGGTAAAGTCGAGGCATACGTCTCGTGGAATGGGGACACCGAGGTCGTAACGTGGAGGTTTTACGCCGAGCCATCGCCGGACCGCAGCCCGAGCCTAGGAGAGGGGAGGCTGGTGCTCGGAGAAGCCGGGCGTACTGGCTTTGAGACGCACCTCACGCTTGATGTATCTCGGTTCCGCGGGGAAGTTCTCATCTCAGCGCAGGCTGTCGATGCCAAGGACCGCATCCTCGTACATACATCATCCGAGGCGATCTCACGAAACCCTTGGGGCTCACCGGGCTTATTTCGTGATCCGTTAAGCTCAGAAGAGCATGTCGCGACGGAGGAGCTATGA
- a CDS encoding Putative AAA+ ATPase domain, ABC transporter type 1, transmembrane domain-containing protein — protein sequence MSEMPPEARFAVVAGTGAFDFTPAFEDAVLCIAPSALFLVVALQRLFWLARQPRKVAKSHRPIFKVGLIGVYTALQLAVLLYWALNAEKWPSFQLRTSAAALSFVDGLLLLFLSHAEHARSVRPSTIINVYLLFTLLFDCVVARTLWLADHEPTISSLFTSTVAIKVFVLTSEAWGKRPILLSQYQNLSPEVTSGILARSVFWWLNSLMRTGFARPLDDDDLLPIHDSLSARTLLHKARNSFASSNQSNRHALAFSTLWATKYIFLAGVAPRLALAAFKYTLPFLITKTTSWTADPSQSDAIGWGLTGAWLLVFLGQAISNGFYYQMTYRFVTSIRGSLCSLIYTKTLDLSSTALDESVPVSLMSTDTESICQSAATLHELWASPIESAVAIFLLYRQLGLAALAPVVVAIIATAGMLWLAQFIGMAKKRWMMGIQTRVDVTAYVLASIKATVLIGSLQEAKMLGLSDIVANTIQNLRNTELDLSKQYRRLLTIQTSIAMNTAAIAPLATFATFVIVSKNTGQPLNTEYAYASLSLIYLLSNPLVVVFRTIPFISAALACFSRIQNYLLSESYTDYRLPLTGRHRHPNQDDEKEDTLVAISGASFGWAPGKPDSLNGITVNIRRSCFTFVVGPVGSGKSTLMRAILGEVPLRAGSTHADPGNIAFVGQEPWIQNLTIRQNILGSVSYDAEWYGKVVYACGLEQDIGELPNGDATRAGSAGFSLSGGQKQRLALARAVYSREKTVLLDDVFAGQDAATEEHVFQNLFAETGLFRQMSITLVCVTNAIHRLAYADHVVALDGSGHIVHQGSFAQLQSDTDYLHGLAVEQNGAIGARDAAEAPVQHRHENVPKGRSEQDTGRNSDESGSPGRILGEFATYAYYFGSVPVWYTILFAVLIIMYAGGHQMTALVLSFWTDTAEESGQATDDYYLGLFGLLTSLAVLGIAGAAYFFLIVMVPLSSEVLHARLLRSVMEAPVAFFSRTDVGVTTNRFSQDMAVIDTELPFALVDFCVNFALIIMSVILMCIFSGYFAAALVPFVAFCWLLQKFYVRTSRQIRLFDLEAKSPLFTQFLDLLQGLSTVRAFAWGPRFIEQYLDLLDASQRPFYLLFCIQRWLGLVLDLMTAVLVTVMMVLVVNLRAQLSAQYVALALVKVMSFGQSLAHVIQDWTQLETSFGAVARVKMFCTDTESENRPAETDAVPENWPAHGRVTIEHLVASYNTLRGGGGGGEPVLRGVSLDIPAGAKVGICGRSGSGKSSLLGCILRLLDVGPGSRITIDGVDIMTLPRQAVRAAVAVVPQHPFFLKHTSLRDNLVVLRRQQHQQQHTDDDDDDDKILQVLRRLKMDDIVDRLGGLDSPLDADRLSQGQRQLLCIARAMLAGKRIILIDEASSNVDERSERLIRDVMREQFASCTVIAVAHRLGAVVDFDRVAVMGGGRLLEWDSPRALLKRNSEFKRLWDLGTS from the exons ATGTCGGAAATGCCGCCTGAAGCTCGGTTTGCCGTCGTTGCTGGCACGGGCGCTTTTGACTTCACGCCAGCCTTTGAGGACGCCGTCCTCTGCATCGCCCCTTCGGCCCTCTTTCTGGTTGTGGCCCTACAGCGTCTCTTCTGGCTCGCGAGACAGCCTCGCAAGGTCGCCAAAAGCCACCGGCCAATCTTCAAAGTG GGATTGATCGGCGTCTACACGGCTCTACAACTTGCAGTCTTGCTGTACTGGGCTTTGAATGCAGAGAAGTGGCCTTCCTTTCAGCTACGGacgtcggccgccgcgctcTCCTTCGTCGATGGACTTTTGCTCTTGTTCCTGTCTCACGCCGAGCACGCGCGCTCGGTGCGCCCATCGACCATCATCAACGTTTATTTACTGTTTACTTTGCTCTTCGactgcgtcgtcgccagAACCCTGTGGCTTGCCGACCATGAGCCCACCATTTCGAGCCTCTTCACCTCCACTGTCGCCATCAAAGTCTTTGTCTTGACTTCGGAAGCTTGGGGAAAGAGACCGATACTCCTGTCCCAGTACCAGAATCTCTCCCCAGAGGTAACCAGCGGCATACTGGCCCGGAGTGTCTTCTGGTGGCTGAACTCGTTGATGCGAACTGGGTTCGCCCGCCcccttgacgatgatgatctGCTCCCGATTCACGACAGCCTATCGGCACGAACATTGCTACACAAAGCACGAAACTCGTTTGCTTCATCAAACCAGTCTAACCGCCAtgccttggccttctctACGCTGTGGGCTACCAAGTATATTTTCCTGGCTGGTGTAGCTCCCCGGCTTGCATTGGCAGCTTTCAAATACACGCTGCCCTTTCTCATCACCAAGACGACTTCCTGGACGGCCGATCCGTCGCAGTCGGATGCAATTGGGTGGGGACTGACGGGCGCATGGCTGCTGGTCTTTCTTGGTCAAGCAATATCCAACGGCTTCTATTACCAGATGACATATCGATTCGTCACTTCGATTCGCGGCAGTCTCTGCAGTTTGATCTACACCAAGACGTTGGATCTTAGCAGCACAGCTCTCGACGAGTCCGTGCCGGTGTCGCTCATGTCCACGGACACCGAGAGTATCTGTCAAAGCGCCGCAACCTTGCACGAGCTTTGGGCCTCGCCAATAGAGTCTGCAGTCGCCATCTTTCTCCTGTACAGGCAGCTTGGCCTTGCCGCTCTAGCCCCGGTCGTTGTAGCAATCATTGCCACTGCCGGCATGTTATGGCTCGCCCAGTTCATCggcatggccaagaagagatggatgatgggcatTCAAACGCGGGTCGATGTAACGGCTTACGTCCTCGCATCCATAAAG GCTACAGTACTGATCGGTTCGCTGCAGGAAGCCAAAATGCTTGGCTTGTCAGATATTGTCGCGAACACGATCCAGAACCTCCGCAACACAGAGCTTGACTTGTCCAAGCAGTATCGCAGACTGTTGACCATACAGACTTCCATTG CAATGAACACGGCGGCCATCGCCCCTTTGGCGACCTTTGCAACCTTTGTGATTGTTTCCAAGAACACTGGTCAGCCCTTGAACACGGAGTATGCTTACGCTTCCCTCTCGCTGATATACCTCTTGTCGAACCCCTTGGTTGTCGTATTTCGTACCATCCCATTCATCAGTGCCGCCCTCGCGTGCTTCTCTCGTATTCAAAACTACTTGTTGTCAGAAAGCTATACCGACTACAGACTGCCCTTGACCgggcggcatcgtcatccaAACCAAGACGATGAGAAAGAAGACACGCTTGTGGCGATATCAGGAGCCAGTTTTGGCTGGGCTCCCGGAAAGCCGGACAGCCTCAACGGCATCACCGTCAACATCCGCAGGTCTTGCTTCACCTTCGTCGTCGGACCCGTGGGCTCGGGCAAGAGTACCCTCATGCGAGCTATTCTAGGAGAAGTCCCGCTCCGAGCGGGTTCCACCCATGCCGATCCCGGCAACATTGCGTTTGTTGGCCAGGAGCCCTGGATCCAGAACCTGACGATACGCCAGAATATCCTGGGCAGTGTCAGCTACGACGCGGAGTGGTACGGCAAAGTCGTCTACGCGTGCGGGCTGGAGCAGGATATCGGCGAGCTTCCTAACGGAGACGCGACAAGGGCGGGCAGCGCGGGCTTTTCGTTGAGCGGCGGCCAAAAGCAACGGCTCGCCTTGGCCCGAGCCGTCTACTCGAGGGAAAAGACGGTTTTGCTGGACGATGTCTTCGCAGGGCAGGACGCGGCGACCGAGGAGCACGTCTTCCAGAACCTGTTTGCCGAGACGGGCCTCTTCCGGCAGATGAGCATAACTTTGGTCTGTGTCACGAATGCCATCCATAGGCTCGCCTATGCCGATCATGTAGTCGCTCTGGATGGGAGCGGCCACATCGTGCACCAAGGCTCATTCGCCCAACTTCAATCCGATACGGATTATCTGCATGGGCTGGCAGTCGAGCAGAACGGCGCGATTGGCGCGCGGGACGCGGCTGAAGCACCGGTACAGCATCGCCACGAGAATGTTCCCAAGGGCCGATCCGAACAAGATACTGGCCGGAACAGCGACGAGTCTGGGTCGCCCGGTCGAATCCTTGGCGAGTTTGCCACATACGCATATTACTTTGGCTCCGTTCCTGTGTGGTACACCATACTGTTCGCCGTCCTTATCATTATGTACGCGGGAGGGCATCAGATGACGGCACTCGTACTCAGCTTCTGGACGGACACTGCGGAAGAATCCGGCCAAGCCACTGATGACTACTACCTCGGGCTCTTCGGATTGCTCACCAGTCTCGCCGTCTTGGGCATCGCAGGGGCCGCCTATTTCTTTCTGATTGTCATGGTCCCTTTGAGCTCCGAGGTTCTCCACGCTCGGCTTCTACGTTCCGTCATGGAAGCCCCTGTGGCCTTCTTCTCACGTACCGACGTTGGAGTCACCACGAATCGCTTCAGCCAGGACATGGCGGTCATCGACACCGAGCTGCCTTTTGCCCTTGTGGACTTCTGCGTCAACTTTGCCCTCATCATCATGTCGGTCATACTGATGTGTATCTTTTCTGGGTATTTTGCAGCCGCACTTGTGCCCTTCGTCGCTTTCTGCTGGT TGCTGCAAAAGTTCTACGTGCGGACGTCTCGGCAGATCCGACTGTTTGATCTCGAGGCCAAATCTCCCCTCTTCACGCAGtttctcgacctcctccaggGCCTGTCAACGGTGCGCGCGTTCGCGTGGGGGCCGCGCTTCATCGAGCAGTACCTGGACCTTCTCGACGCCTCGCAACGACCCTTTTACCTGCTCTTCTGCATCCAGCGCTGGCTGGGCCTCGTGCTCGACCTCATGACCGCCGTCCTCGTGACCGTCATGATGGTCCTGGTCGTGAACCTGCGGGCGCAGCTGTCGGCGCAGTACGTAGCCTTGGCTCTCGTCAAGGTCATGTCGTTTGGCCAGTCGCTGGCCCACGTCATCCAGGACTGGACGCAGCTCGAGACGTcgttcggcgccgtcgctcgCGTCAAGATGTTCTGCACCGACACCGAGTCGGAGAACCGACCCGCCGAGACGGATGCCGTGCCCGAGAACTGGCCGGCGCACGGCCGCGTCACCATCGAGCATCTGGTGGCCTCGTACAATACGctccgtggcggcggcggcggcggcgagcccGTCTTGCGCGGCGTGAGCCTCGACATCCCCGCTGGTGCCAAGGTCGGCATCTGTGGCCGCAGCGGGAGCGGCAAGAGCTCGCTCCTGGGCTGCATCCTGCGCCTCCTTGACGTCGGTCCCGGCTCGCGCAtcaccatcgacggcgtcgacatcatgACGCTGCCACGGCAGGCTGTGCGCGCTGCAGTGGCCGTTGTGCCGCAGCACCCTTTCTTCCTGAAGCATACAAGCCTCCGCGACAACCTTGTCGTCCTTCGCcgacagcagcaccagcagcagcataccgacgacgacgacgacgacgacaagatccTCCAAGTCCTGCGCCGGCTCAAGATGGACGATATCGTAGATCGCCTGGGCGGTCTAGACAGCCCGCTCGACGCCGATCGGCTTTCGCAGGGCCAGCGCCAGCTCCTATGCATCGCTCGGGCCATGCTGGCAGGCAAGCGGATCATCCTGATCGACGAGGCGAGCAGTAACGTCGACGAGCGTTCCGAGCGGCTCATCAGAGACGTTATGCGCGAGCAATTTGCCAGCTGCACCGTCATTGCCGTTGCGCATCgcctcggtgccgtcgtcgacttcgATCGTGTTGCTGTCATGGGCGGTGGTCGGCTCCTGGAATGGGATAGTCCTCGCGCTCTCCTGAAGCGAAATAGCGAGTTCAAGAGGCTTTGGGATCTTGGGACGAGTTAG
- a CDS encoding Putative prolyl 4-hydroxylase, alpha subunit, producing the protein MNTEQAKKENDRGRTLGYGNLSLIWIALVAVPLAVYLASGLSLFDVPGTQLTTTIVSYDPLIIYLEDFLSASEVKYLKQVAQERYVPSKVVDENNEKLDKTSFTRRSSSAFLPGKDDIVKSVIARAAQFQGFAPTNHFENIQATKYVSGQEYMPHYDVLSTKPPPLGKENGSENATERLSTMFVILEDSCGTHCGTQFPQIAIDWASEDPRWCEFVDCAEKRLTFPPRAGNAIFWKNLREDGSLHEDTLHAGLPLQHGAKIGLNIWMRNGIYPHVST; encoded by the exons ATGAACACAGAGCAGGCAAAGAAAGAAAATGATAGGGGACGGACATTGGGTTACGGAAACCTGTCACTGATATGGATTGCGCTCGTGGCCGTTCCTTTGGCAGTCTATCTGGCTTCTGGGCTCTCTCTGTTCGACGTGCCGGGAACCCAACTCACAACCACGATCGTGTCATACGACCCCCTCATCATTTATCTTGAGGACTTTCTGTCCGCAAGCGAAGTCAAATACTTGAAACAAGTAGC ACAGGAAAGATATGTCCCTTCCAAAGTTGTGGATGAAAACAATGAGAAATTGGATAAGACATCGTTTACGCGCCGGAGTTCGTCGGCCTTCCTACCCGGAAAGGATGATATCGTCAAGTCCGTGATAGCCCGCGCGGCGCAGTTCCAGGGTTTCGCGCCCACGAACCATTTCGAAAACATCCAAGCTACGAAGTACGTCTCTGGCCAGGAGTACATGCCACACTATGATGTGTTGTCCACCAAGCCGCCGCCACTTGGGAAAGAAAACGGGTCCGAAAACGCGACGGAGAGGCTGTCAACCATGTTTGTGATACTGGAGGACAGCTGTGGGACGCACTGCGGCACGCAGTTCCCCCAAATTGCGATCGACTGGGCTTCGGAGGACCCCAGGTGGTGTGAGTTCGTCGATTGCGCGGAGAAGAGGCTTACATTTCCGCCGAGAGCCGGGAACGCCATATTCTGGAAGAACTTGCGGGAAGACGGGTCGCTGCACGAGGACACTCTCCATGCTGGTCTGCCGCTGCAACATGGCGCCAAGATCGGACTCAACATCTGGATGAGGAATGGGATATATCCACACGTATCTACATAA
- a CDS encoding Putative S-adenosyl-L-methionine-dependent methyltransferase superfamily, with translation MSQPPAPPPNPDGVSAAPASIEVDEGDVADDASAMDDRISSYSASLTSSVVDYPEEYGRRYHAYRAGSYQFPNDEREMDRLDLNHSLIARTIGKLFLAPVEQDKTHRILDVGTGTGIWAIEVGDEFPNAEVVGIDLSAIQPAFVPPNVKFEIDDAESSWVGDAKYDFIFSRYLALSIADWPKLVRNIYTTLNANGWAEFQDYSLLFDSDDGSLTDNHETMKWEKKGNEIADMIGRDFNPGPKLYNWVKEAGFRNIVHKHYKIPIGPWAKEPHYKDIGMMNLIQLLDGLEAFTLKPFCSVLGWTTEDVQVLLAQVRKEMKSGVFHAHLNYHVVYGQKVESEEKEEEEKA, from the coding sequence ATGAGTCAACCtccggcgccaccgccgaacCCAGATGGAGTCTCGGCTGCTCCGGCCTCAatcgaggttgacgagggggacgtggccgacgatgccTCCGCGATGGACGACAGGATCTCCTCGTACTCGGCGTCCCTGACCTCGAGCGTCGTGGACTACCCGGAGGAGTACGGCCGCCGGTACCACGCCTACCGGGCCGGCTCCTACCAGTTCCCCAACGACGAGAGGGAGATGGACCGGCTCGACCTCAACCACTCGCTGATAGCCAGGACGATTGGCAAACTCTTCCTGGCCCCTGTCGAACAGGACAAGACCCACCGCATTCTGGATGTCGGCACGGGCACGGGCATTTGGGCGATCGAAGTCGGCGACGAGTTCCCcaacgccgaggtcgtcgggaTCGACTTGAGCGCCATCCAGCCGGCCTTCGTGCCGCCAAACGTCAAAttcgagatcgacgacgccgagagcTCGTGGGTCGGGGATGCCAAGTACGACTTTATCTTTTCGAGATACCTCGCCTTGTCCATCGCCGACTGGCCGAAGCTCGTGCGCAACATCTACACGACCTTGAACGCCAACGGCTGGGCCGAGTTCCAGGACTACAGTCTCCTGTTTGACTCGGACGACGGATCGCTGACGGACAACCACGAGACGATGaagtgggagaagaagggcaacgaGATTGCCGACATGATCGGCCGGGACTTCAACCCGGGCCCCAAGCTGTACAACTgggtcaaggaggccggctTCCGGAACATCGTGCACAAGCACTACAAGATCCCCATCGGGCCCTGGGCCAAGGAACCCCACTACAAGGACATTGGAATGATGAACCTGATACAACTGttggacggcctcgaggccttcACGCTGAAGCCGTTCTGTTCGGTGCTGGGGTGGACGACCGAGGACGTCCAAGTGCTGCTCGCCCAGGTCCGCAAAGAAATGAAGTCTGGGGTCTTTCACGCTCACCTAAATTACCACGTCGTTTATGGCCAGAAGGTGGAgagcgaggagaaggaggaggaggagaaggcttGA